Below is a window of Impatiens glandulifera chromosome 2, dImpGla2.1, whole genome shotgun sequence DNA.
TTTAGGAAGCTTAGTACGTATATGATCAGTGGActagaattataaaaaaagattgaagATAACATCAAATTTTGGATGATGATGTCTTGCAAGTATTAGAACCCTATATGATATCAAgcatatttgtttattttgatttgataagaatttatattttgagaTTATTTGTAGATTTTCTTATACGAGGATTTTAGGCTTATTTTGTCCTGTTAGGCTAGTTTTACGTGGATTAGAATTGGGTTTTTTTACGGATTAATGTTTAGATTTTTTTACATTTGGTATGGTTGCGTGTTTAAATtggtgttattttttatttaaaaataaagttttgtataaatttttacttatttttttctgGAAGActcattctttttttaaatatatgctTCACTAGTACTCCAAGTGTAATCACATTTGATCACTTTCACAAAAAtcactttaaataaatttagtaaaatatgttgattaacaaaatttcaaaaaatgtcACTATATATAAGTTACACTTTCAATCCAAACAATCCTAAGAATACCCCTATTCATTACTTACAAccaaattcatttatcaatatGGTAAAGGGAAAATTAAAAACTGatgttgttttaaattttaagttacaatttttaataaaatgattaattatatttataatatatttatataataatttgaactgtgataatatgtaataatagtaactttaaattaatatagttataaTTTGAATTGTTTATGCGCAATAATTATAAATTGGTAAGATAGTTTAAGTGACAATAGTATTtgtctaaaaaaacaaaagtcaAAGTGATGAATtcttatttgtaattttttaagttgaaaTGAGATAGTGattaatctaaattaaaaaatatcatgtcaaattttttaaagaaaaagagTTGTGTTGAATTATTCTTTTGGTTAATAAAAGGATTTTATCATACCAAAGTCTTCTACCTAGGAAACTAAAATATCagaagaaataaattatctcaAATCGATTATAATACAAAGCCAGATATGTTGCCCTACACATCCAATGgaaatcacaattatttattataaacatcATGAGTGGTAGCCTCGATGTTTTgattggatttttttatttaagaataaatgtTGTCACTTCCTACATTATTATTGTGTAGTTTACTTGTAATATGTACTTGAGAGTTTAAGGACATGTCTTTGTATCTTCTCATATAAACGTGGCCCAAAGTATTAGTACCCATAACTATGAGTTATGATACTTTAATTAAGttgtttaaaatcattaattatctCTTATGTGATGGGAGACCACATTCCAACTATAATTAAGTCattgtatttaatttaacatatataactaATCAAGCTCTAAATCCAGCCTATTAATCCAATTAAAGAAACACATCCTTCCCTTTCCCTTCATCTCTTAGAGCAAGTATAAATGGCTTGCATCTTCTCAATTGAAACACACAAGTAAAGTTCATTAGAGACATTGATTTATTTGGGAGTTTGAAATGGGAAACTTCCAAAGGTTAGGgcatttctctctttttatctttgcaattttattaatatcttCATGTGGAGCTATAGCTGAGTCATACTCTTATTCTTCTCCACCGCCATCTTATACCTATTCGTCTCCACCCCCACCGTACTCTTATTCTTCTCCGCCTCCTCCAACGTCATACTCTTATTCTTCTCCGCCACCACCATACTCCTATTCGTCGCCACCCCCGCCACCATCTTACGTCTATTCTTCTCCTCCCCCGCCACCATCATACTcttattcttctcctcctccgCCTTCATATTCTTATTCTTCTCATCATTATTATACTCACCCTCACAAACATGTAAAACCTTATTTTCATTCACATCCTAAGAAATATAACTCATATACCTACAAATCACCACCATCTTACTATCAAAGTCATAAGAAAAATGTTCATTCTTACAAAACTAAAGAGAATAAGTACACTCCTTATGCATACTCTtccccaccaccaccacctccatACAAAGCTCAAGAGAAGAAATACACTCCCTACACATACTCATCCCCACCACCACCAGTATACAAAGATCAAGAAAAGAAGTATAGTCCTTACACATACTcgtcaccaccaccaccatacAAAGCTCAAGAGAAGAAATATACTCCTTACACATACTcgtctccaccaccaccatcatACAAAACTCAAGAGAAGAAGTATACTCCGTATTCATACTcgtcaccaccaccaccaccatacAAAACTAAGGAGAAGAACACCCCTTACACATATTCATCCCCGCCTCCACCAACATACAAAACTCAAGAAAAAAAGTATACTCCTTACACATATTCATCCCCGCCGCCACCACCAAAAGAAAAGAAGTACACTCCTTACACATACTCATCCCCGCCACCACCATACAAAGCTCAAGAAAAGAAGTACACTCCTTACACTTACTCGTCTCCCCCGCCACCAGCCTACTACTAACCTTTTTACAAATTCTcagtttttttattcaaatatggCTATGCATGCAGCAGTCATAAACTCTAAAATAACTGTTTTCCCTTAttcattgttttaaattttatgaatgtttCTTAATTGATTCTTTTTCAATATATTCATTGTATTTTACTTCAAAAGTGTTATAAGATTAATGTTTGTATTTGTTTATCCTATTCTTTTTCAATATATTCATTGTATTTTAGTTCAAATGTGTTATAAGATTTTTGTAATTGTTTATCctattatcaatatatatatatatatatatatatatatatatatatatatatatatatatgagcatcAAGATATTTACTATTTAGcctttttttcattaattttatatacatttatagataaatattctTACAAATAAGACTAGTAAATCTTATAAACTTTGAATGATAAATGATTGTTACAAAATAATATGTACTTTGTGTGGAGCATATTAtgcaagaaaaaataatatcataccTTCTAAGAGCTTGTTCtattttggtttatttgaaaattttgtgatttattgaaataatatgtTTGACATTAACccgataatttaaataacaaatacaaCCATTTACCCTTTGTctatttcattattcattttcctTCAATGGATTTGTCTTCTGTAATTATGAGATGCACGAATCCAGAATCTTAACTTCGACtgaaattgttattaattaatttgccTCATTTAGTCATGTAAAAGTTAGGTGATTTGAGAGTCCAAATGAAATGAAGGAAGAAGTGTACGAGCATACTTCTTCTGAGTATATCgatatcttctttttttaaaatgtataatttatttgttttctttggaTATTCTTAATCTGGTATGATTTAGGGCTTCTATTGAGCATGAAATCTTGTTTATAGGTTTTGAAATTGCAAGAATAATCTTATTCTTCGTTGTTGTTGATTCTTCTCCCGAAAGCTTACAagataatacttaaaaaaattgatgGGACTTAAAGAGA
It encodes the following:
- the LOC124925251 gene encoding extensin-2-like, with translation MGNFQRLGHFSLFIFAILLISSCGAIAESYSYSSPPPSYTYSSPPPPYSYSSPPPPTSYSYSSPPPPYSYSSPPPPPSYVYSSPPPPPSYSYSSPPPPSYSYSSHHYYTHPHKHVKPYFHSHPKKYNSYTYKSPPSYYQSHKKNVHSYKTKENKYTPYAYSSPPPPPPYKAQEKKYTPYTYSSPPPPVYKDQEKKYSPYTYSSPPPPYKAQEKKYTPYTYSSPPPPSYKTQEKKYTPYSYSSPPPPPYKTKEKNTPYTYSSPPPPTYKTQEKKYTPYTYSSPPPPPKEKKYTPYTYSSPPPPYKAQEKKYTPYTYSSPPPPAYY